The following DNA comes from Verrucomicrobiota bacterium.
CAATCGTAATAGAAGCTCTATCATATAAATCCCAATACTTTTTAGGAGCATAAAAGGGAAGGTGAGGTCTGACAAAGCCACAAGCTATAAAAAATGGGTTTTCTGTATTCTTTAAATTTTGTAACTCCTGTATTACTTTTGTTTTGATTTGTCCATCAGGGTACTTGTTGTAGGACTTTGTGTTGTCAGCTGAAACCTCATAGACACGCTTATTTGTATTGGTTGGAGCAAAAGACTTCTTATACATATTACCGGGTCTCCAGGCTGGTCCAGACTAACTATCAGCTTCTCGGTCATCCGCATAATGAAAAATTTTGCCGAAGGCTTTGGTTGTGTATCCATTTTCTTTAAACACTTGCGGAAGTGTCTTGGCATTAAGCGCGTCTTGATGAATACGAGCTTTGTAACCTACGAAACGCGATGAAGTCGGTAAAATTCAACTAAACATACTAGCTCTAGATACCCCGCAAATTGCTACGCCGCAAAAGGCTTTATCAAAAACCACACCTGCATTGGCCATACGGTCAATGTTAGGAGACACAACTTGAGTATCTCCATAACAACCTAAAGCAGGTCTTAAATCATCAACTGTAATGAAAACACTAATGGCTTGATCAGACAGTTTTTTCCTAAGAGAACAAATTTCAACCATGTCACCTACAAGGAGGTAAAGAATGTTTTATCCTTAATTAATAATCGCCCAAGAAAGACCAGAAACAATAAATCCCCTAATGAATT
Coding sequences within:
- a CDS encoding sulfatase-like hydrolase/transferase, yielding MVEICSLRKKLSDQAISVFITVDDLRPALGCYGDTQVVSPNIDRMANAGVVFDKAFCGVAICGVSRASMFS